A genomic segment from Nocardiopsis sp. Huas11 encodes:
- a CDS encoding iron-siderophore ABC transporter substrate-binding protein codes for MDSTLRRVGGLGLTTLLALGLAACGADGAEDTGSEGGGTADGSFPVSIDSALGTAEIPEQPERVVTLGQGSTETSIALGVVPVGIESYEWGSDDTGYLPWIHEAVTDAGEELPTQFAGADDIDFEAIIELEPDVILAPWSGVTQEQYDVLTDIAPTVAYPDLPWSTDWDQQIEIIGQALGKPEEAAGLVEGIEDQFAEAAEANPEFADLTFSYVYTDGPGTLGVFLPDEQRVAMVRGLGLTVDPVVEDLPETEGTDSAVIGLENADTIADSDLVFTFYSDPDTRAEIESQDLYGAIPAIERGSVVASDDPSFVTASSIINPLTVPWVVERYVPLIEEAAEQLDG; via the coding sequence ATGGACTCCACCCTCCGCCGCGTCGGCGGCCTCGGACTGACCACTCTCCTGGCCCTGGGCCTGGCCGCCTGCGGTGCGGACGGCGCGGAGGACACCGGGAGCGAGGGCGGCGGCACCGCCGACGGAAGCTTCCCGGTGAGCATCGACAGCGCCCTGGGCACCGCCGAGATCCCCGAGCAGCCCGAGCGCGTGGTCACCCTCGGCCAGGGCTCGACCGAGACCTCGATCGCCCTCGGCGTGGTGCCCGTGGGCATCGAGAGCTACGAGTGGGGCAGCGACGACACCGGCTACCTGCCGTGGATCCACGAGGCCGTCACCGACGCGGGCGAGGAGCTGCCCACCCAGTTCGCCGGAGCCGACGACATCGACTTCGAGGCGATCATCGAGCTCGAACCCGACGTCATCCTCGCCCCGTGGTCGGGCGTCACCCAGGAGCAGTACGACGTCCTGACCGACATCGCTCCCACGGTCGCCTACCCCGACCTGCCCTGGAGCACCGACTGGGACCAGCAGATCGAGATCATCGGGCAGGCGCTCGGCAAGCCCGAGGAGGCCGCCGGGCTCGTCGAGGGCATCGAGGACCAGTTCGCCGAGGCCGCCGAGGCCAACCCGGAGTTCGCCGACCTGACCTTCTCCTACGTCTACACCGACGGCCCCGGCACGCTCGGCGTGTTCCTGCCCGACGAGCAGCGCGTGGCCATGGTGCGCGGACTCGGCCTCACCGTCGACCCGGTGGTGGAGGACCTGCCCGAGACCGAGGGCACCGACTCGGCCGTCATCGGCCTGGAGAACGCCGACACCATCGCCGACAGCGACCTGGTCTTCACCTTCTACAGCGACCCCGACACCCGCGCCGAGATCGAGTCGCAGGACCTGTACGGCGCCATCCCCGCCATCGAGCGCGGCTCCGTGGTCGCCAGTGACGACCCCTCCTTCGTCACCGCCTCCTCCATCATCAACCCGCTGACCGTGCCGTGGGTGGTCGAGCGCTACGTGCCCCTCATCGAAGAGGCCGCCGAGCAGCTCGACGGCTGA
- a CDS encoding iron chelate uptake ABC transporter family permease subunit, with protein MLRWGSAVALPVHPRSLLVAAVLLALLLAAAAATLTLGRLGIPLTRLPAVIAGAGEATETFVLDRLRGPRLTVAAGTGAALGLAGALFQSVTRNPLGSPDVIGLGAGAGAGAAIAALALPGIVPVPLGALGGAALAMLIVATATGTGLRHPGRLIVAGIGVAAMAHAVSDFVVAVMARDQASVLHAYLYGSLGARSWEHAGIIWGVLALAVPVVVVLAGAVAVNEMGDELADALGGRARSTRTAAIALSVVLTAAAVSVAGPIAFVALTAPQIARRMTGASGPNMAVAAVVGALLLVLADLAVQQSPIGDGLPVGLFTMGLGGVYLGYLLIREWRKGNL; from the coding sequence GTGCTCCGGTGGGGAAGCGCGGTGGCGCTGCCCGTCCACCCGCGGTCCCTGCTGGTGGCCGCGGTCCTGTTGGCGCTCCTGCTCGCCGCCGCGGCCGCCACTCTGACCCTGGGCCGCCTGGGCATCCCGCTGACCCGGCTGCCCGCCGTGATCGCCGGGGCCGGCGAGGCCACCGAGACCTTCGTCCTGGACCGGTTGCGCGGCCCGCGCCTGACCGTGGCCGCGGGGACCGGCGCCGCCCTCGGACTCGCCGGGGCGCTCTTCCAGTCCGTCACCCGCAACCCGCTGGGCAGCCCCGACGTCATCGGCCTGGGCGCGGGCGCCGGGGCGGGCGCGGCCATCGCCGCGCTGGCACTGCCCGGCATCGTGCCCGTGCCCCTGGGAGCCCTGGGCGGGGCGGCGCTGGCCATGCTCATCGTGGCCACGGCCACCGGTACGGGACTGCGCCACCCCGGACGCCTGATCGTCGCCGGGATCGGCGTGGCGGCGATGGCGCACGCCGTCAGCGACTTCGTGGTCGCGGTCATGGCCCGCGACCAGGCCAGCGTCCTGCACGCCTACCTGTACGGGAGCCTGGGCGCCCGCTCCTGGGAGCACGCCGGGATCATCTGGGGCGTGCTGGCCCTGGCCGTGCCCGTGGTCGTGGTGCTGGCCGGCGCCGTCGCGGTGAACGAGATGGGCGACGAGCTCGCCGACGCCCTGGGAGGTCGCGCCCGGTCCACCCGCACGGCCGCCATCGCCCTGTCGGTGGTGCTCACGGCCGCCGCGGTCAGCGTCGCCGGGCCGATCGCGTTCGTCGCCCTGACCGCGCCGCAGATCGCGCGCCGGATGACGGGTGCTTCCGGCCCCAACATGGCCGTGGCCGCCGTGGTCGGCGCCCTGCTGCTGGTCCTGGCCGACCTGGCCGTCCAGCAGTCCCCGATCGGGGACGGCCTGCCGGTGGGCCTGTTCACCATGGGCCTCGGCGGCGTCTACCTCGGCTACCTGCTGATCAGGGAATGGCGAAAGGGAAACCTGTGA
- a CDS encoding VOC family protein has protein sequence MTPTGFYPVLCTARLAESRDFYTRLFGFEETFAADWYVSLRRPGPPDFELALLDHTHPTLPEAYRHPVRGLLLNIEVEDVDAEWDRLVLKEGLRPELDLRSEDFGQRHFIVADPDGVLIDVITPIPPSAEFADAYLEQAAQE, from the coding sequence ATGACGCCGACCGGCTTCTATCCCGTTCTGTGCACGGCCCGCCTGGCGGAGTCGCGCGACTTCTACACCCGCCTGTTCGGGTTCGAGGAGACCTTCGCCGCCGACTGGTACGTGAGTCTGCGCCGACCCGGACCGCCCGACTTCGAACTGGCCCTGCTCGACCACACCCACCCCACCCTCCCCGAGGCCTACCGCCATCCGGTCCGCGGGCTCCTGCTCAACATCGAGGTGGAGGACGTGGACGCCGAGTGGGACCGGCTGGTCCTGAAGGAGGGCCTGCGACCCGAACTGGACCTGCGCAGCGAGGACTTCGGCCAGCGCCACTTCATCGTCGCCGACCCGGACGGCGTGCTGATCGACGTCATCACCCCCATCCCGCCCTCGGCGGAGTTCGCCGACGCCTACCTGGAACAGGCCGCACAGGAGTAG
- a CDS encoding iron ABC transporter permease has translation MIGAGVAALAGAVLLSLVLGSKPTTPLEVWRVLTGDADGFTATVVESRYPRTVLGIVAGAALALSGTLMQGVTRNPLADPGLLGVNAGAAAAVVTATAVLGPTSVSATVWWALPGAILAGLAAHAVGSRGGDGGMVRLVLAGAVVSAVLTAYVQAVGLTFPEVFDGYRHWVVGSLGGRDFDVVVSVLPVVAVGAALGLAVSGGLNALALGEEAAVATGANTAWVRSGGLIAATVLAAGATAAAGPIAFVGLAVPHVVRALVGVDFRVQVPFALLAGPTLLLVADVVARTIVRPTELMVGVVTAFVGAPVLLYAVRRMRETT, from the coding sequence ATGATCGGTGCGGGCGTGGCGGCGCTGGCCGGGGCGGTCCTCCTCAGCCTCGTCCTGGGCAGCAAGCCCACCACGCCCCTGGAGGTGTGGCGGGTCCTGACCGGTGACGCCGACGGCTTCACCGCCACGGTGGTGGAGAGCCGCTACCCGCGCACCGTGCTGGGCATCGTGGCCGGGGCGGCCCTGGCGCTGTCCGGGACGCTCATGCAGGGCGTGACCCGCAACCCCCTCGCCGACCCGGGACTCCTGGGCGTCAACGCGGGCGCCGCCGCCGCGGTGGTCACCGCCACCGCCGTGCTCGGCCCCACCTCGGTCTCGGCGACCGTGTGGTGGGCGCTGCCCGGGGCGATCCTGGCCGGACTGGCCGCCCACGCCGTGGGCAGCCGGGGCGGCGACGGCGGCATGGTCCGCCTGGTCCTGGCCGGAGCCGTGGTCTCCGCGGTGCTCACCGCCTACGTCCAGGCCGTCGGGCTGACCTTCCCCGAGGTCTTCGACGGCTACCGCCACTGGGTGGTCGGCTCGCTCGGCGGCCGCGACTTCGACGTGGTCGTCTCCGTCCTGCCGGTCGTGGCCGTGGGCGCGGCCCTGGGCCTGGCCGTCTCCGGCGGGCTCAACGCCCTGGCCCTGGGCGAGGAGGCGGCCGTGGCCACCGGCGCCAACACCGCGTGGGTGCGCTCGGGCGGGCTCATCGCGGCCACCGTGCTGGCCGCCGGAGCGACCGCCGCCGCCGGCCCCATCGCCTTCGTCGGCCTGGCCGTGCCGCACGTGGTGCGCGCCCTGGTGGGCGTGGACTTCCGCGTCCAGGTGCCCTTCGCCCTCCTGGCCGGGCCGACCCTGCTCCTGGTGGCCGACGTCGTGGCCCGCACGATCGTGCGCCCCACCGAGCTCATGGTCGGCGTCGTCACCGCCTTCGTCGGCGCCCCCGTCCTGTTGTACGCCGTCCGCCGCATGCGGGAGACCACATGA
- a CDS encoding acyl-CoA dehydrogenase family protein: MDFAYDQETEELREKLLGFMDEYVYPAEPVLDQQRAELADPWATAPIVFELQAKARELGLWNLFLAGHPEQGGLPNLRYAPLAEITGRSPRLAPIALNCAAPDTGNMEVLTMFGTPDQKKRWLEPLLDASIRSAFAMTEPAVASSDATNIGTTITRDGDSYVVNGRKWFITGALNPLCEILIVMGKTDPDAERHRQQSMVLVPRDTPGVRIERGMTVYGYDDGDHGGHAEVVFDNVRVPAENLIGGEGEGFAIAQARLGPGRIHHCMRALGMAERALELTCRRVLDRVAFGRPLADQGVVREWIAEARVRIEQVRLLVLKTAYLMDTVGNKGAHTEIQAIKIATPRAVEWILDKAIQAHGAAGVSQDVPLAAWSAAVRTLRLADGPDEVHLRSLARAELRKYA; the protein is encoded by the coding sequence ATGGACTTCGCCTACGACCAGGAGACCGAGGAGCTGCGCGAGAAGCTCCTCGGCTTCATGGACGAGTACGTCTACCCGGCCGAGCCGGTCCTGGACCAGCAGCGGGCCGAGCTCGCCGACCCCTGGGCCACGGCCCCGATCGTCTTCGAACTGCAGGCCAAGGCGCGCGAGCTGGGCCTGTGGAACCTGTTCCTGGCCGGCCACCCCGAGCAGGGCGGCCTCCCCAACCTGCGCTACGCCCCCCTGGCGGAGATCACCGGGCGCAGCCCCCGTCTGGCGCCGATCGCGCTCAACTGCGCGGCGCCCGACACCGGGAACATGGAGGTGCTGACGATGTTCGGCACCCCCGACCAGAAGAAGCGCTGGCTGGAGCCGCTGCTCGACGCGAGCATCCGTTCGGCCTTCGCGATGACCGAGCCGGCGGTGGCCTCCTCCGACGCCACCAACATCGGCACCACCATCACCCGTGACGGCGACTCCTACGTGGTCAACGGGCGCAAGTGGTTCATCACCGGCGCGCTCAACCCGCTGTGCGAGATCCTCATCGTCATGGGCAAGACCGACCCGGACGCCGAACGCCACCGCCAGCAGAGCATGGTGCTGGTCCCGCGTGACACCCCCGGCGTGCGGATCGAGCGGGGCATGACCGTGTACGGCTACGACGACGGCGACCACGGCGGGCACGCCGAGGTCGTCTTCGACAACGTGCGGGTGCCCGCGGAGAACCTGATCGGCGGTGAGGGCGAGGGCTTCGCGATCGCCCAGGCGCGGCTCGGTCCGGGGCGCATCCACCACTGCATGCGTGCGCTCGGGATGGCCGAGCGGGCCCTGGAGCTCACGTGCCGCCGGGTCCTGGACCGGGTGGCCTTCGGCCGCCCGCTGGCCGACCAGGGCGTGGTCCGGGAGTGGATCGCCGAGGCGCGCGTGCGCATCGAGCAGGTGCGCCTGCTGGTGCTCAAGACGGCGTACCTGATGGACACGGTGGGCAACAAGGGGGCGCACACCGAGATCCAGGCGATCAAGATCGCCACCCCGCGGGCCGTGGAGTGGATCCTGGACAAGGCGATCCAGGCGCACGGAGCGGCCGGGGTCAGTCAGGACGTGCCGCTGGCCGCCTGGAGCGCGGCCGTGCGGACGCTGCGCCTGGCGGACGGGCCCGACGAGGTGCACCTGCGCTCGCTGGCCCGCGCCGAGCTGCGCAAGTACGCCTGA
- a CDS encoding SDR family oxidoreductase: MTSRFGGRTAIVTGASRGIGLAIAQRLVDEGARVCVTARKPEPLAEAVAALGGPEHAIGVAGGADKPEHQDEAIAATLEAFGSVDLLVNNTGINPVYGRMVDLDLAAARKMVEVNALSAIGWVQKAHKAWMSEHGGAIVNVSSVAGTKPAPGIGFYGATKAMLSHITTELALELAPDVRVNGVAPAVVKTKFASALYEGREEQVAAGYPLGRLGLPEDVAGAVAFLLSEDAAWVTGRTLVLDGGTTLTGGV, from the coding sequence ATGACTTCCCGGTTCGGCGGCCGCACCGCCATCGTCACCGGAGCGAGCCGGGGCATCGGCCTGGCCATCGCCCAGCGACTCGTCGACGAGGGCGCCCGCGTCTGCGTCACCGCGCGCAAGCCAGAGCCCCTGGCGGAGGCGGTGGCGGCCCTCGGCGGACCCGAGCACGCGATCGGCGTGGCGGGCGGCGCCGACAAGCCCGAGCACCAGGACGAGGCGATCGCCGCGACCCTGGAGGCCTTCGGCAGCGTCGACCTGCTGGTCAACAACACGGGCATCAACCCCGTCTACGGCCGCATGGTGGACCTCGACCTGGCCGCGGCCCGCAAGATGGTGGAGGTCAACGCGCTCTCCGCGATCGGGTGGGTCCAGAAGGCGCACAAGGCCTGGATGAGCGAGCACGGCGGCGCCATCGTCAACGTGTCCTCGGTCGCCGGGACCAAGCCGGCCCCCGGTATCGGCTTCTACGGCGCCACCAAGGCGATGCTGAGCCACATCACCACCGAGCTGGCCCTCGAACTCGCCCCGGACGTGCGCGTCAACGGCGTCGCCCCGGCCGTGGTCAAGACCAAGTTCGCCTCCGCCCTGTACGAGGGCCGTGAGGAGCAGGTCGCGGCCGGCTACCCCCTGGGCCGGCTCGGCCTCCCCGAGGACGTCGCCGGCGCCGTCGCCTTCCTGCTCTCCGAGGACGCCGCCTGGGTCACCGGCCGCACCCTCGTGCTGGACGGCGGCACCACTCTCACCGGAGGCGTGTGA
- a CDS encoding HD domain-containing protein — protein sequence MVMTLDEATRLARWAHEGQTDKAGRPYAEHVLAVRDRLAGHGEPAQMAGVLHDVLEDTPLTAEDLRARGCPEVVVTAVEAVTRRPGESYDDLVRRAAADPLGRLVKLADNAHNADEARLAALPADQAARLRAKYARAREILSAGGGGGPDLLSSL from the coding sequence ATGGTGATGACGCTGGACGAGGCCACCCGGCTGGCCCGGTGGGCGCACGAGGGGCAGACCGACAAGGCGGGCCGCCCCTACGCCGAGCACGTGCTGGCCGTACGCGACCGGCTCGCCGGACACGGTGAGCCCGCCCAGATGGCCGGGGTCCTGCACGACGTCCTGGAGGACACCCCGCTCACCGCCGAGGATCTGCGGGCTCGGGGCTGCCCTGAGGTGGTGGTCACCGCGGTCGAGGCGGTCACGCGCCGCCCGGGGGAGTCCTACGACGACCTGGTCCGCCGGGCCGCGGCCGACCCCCTCGGCCGACTCGTCAAGCTCGCCGACAACGCGCACAACGCCGACGAGGCCCGCCTGGCGGCCCTGCCCGCCGACCAGGCGGCGCGGCTGCGGGCCAAGTACGCCCGCGCCCGCGAGATCCTGTCGGCGGGCGGGGGAGGAGGCCCGGACCTCCTTTCGTCACTATGA
- a CDS encoding TetR/AcrR family transcriptional regulator, which yields MARGQRTDQGTEGGSVPERLLGAATRLFAERGFESTSVQEIVVAAGVTKGAMYHYFGSKDDLLYEVYARVLRMQTEHLLQIAGREEPVAERVRAAAADVIVTSVANLDDTVIFFRSIHQLGEAKQKTVRAERRRYHEHFRDLIRQGQDEGAFRDDVPADLVVDYFFGSVHHLGTWYRKDGTLSGEDVARHFSDLLLTSLRPRT from the coding sequence ATGGCGCGAGGACAGCGAACGGACCAGGGGACCGAAGGGGGATCGGTTCCCGAACGCCTGCTCGGAGCGGCCACCCGGCTGTTCGCCGAGCGCGGGTTCGAGAGCACGTCGGTCCAGGAGATCGTGGTCGCGGCCGGGGTGACCAAGGGTGCGATGTACCACTACTTCGGCTCCAAGGACGACCTGCTCTACGAGGTCTACGCCCGGGTCCTGCGCATGCAGACCGAGCACCTGCTGCAGATCGCCGGCCGCGAGGAGCCCGTCGCCGAGCGCGTGCGCGCCGCGGCCGCCGACGTCATCGTCACCAGCGTCGCCAACCTGGACGACACCGTCATCTTCTTCCGCTCCATCCACCAGCTGGGCGAGGCCAAGCAGAAGACGGTCCGCGCCGAGCGGCGCCGGTACCACGAGCACTTCCGCGACCTGATCCGGCAGGGCCAGGACGAGGGCGCCTTCCGCGACGACGTGCCCGCCGACCTGGTCGTGGACTACTTCTTCGGATCGGTGCACCACCTGGGCACCTGGTACCGCAAGGACGGCACGCTCTCCGGGGAGGACGTCGCCCGCCACTTCTCCGACCTGCTCCTGACGAGCCTGCGGCCCCGCACCTGA
- a CDS encoding GbsR/MarR family transcriptional regulator, protein MSETSQTDQEFRADFVRRFSEFWQSQGRPRAEGRIVGFLLVADRDAVSAEEVAEGAQVSRGTVSESVRRLRELGFVTLIEVPDRRTRLITMDEDVWGGFLRNERGYLRDQRDLARSALERLPGLGAPARNRLRNMHDYMAWLDDYHDTLLAHWEEYKARRD, encoded by the coding sequence ATGTCGGAGACCTCGCAGACGGACCAGGAGTTCCGGGCCGACTTCGTCCGCCGCTTCTCCGAGTTCTGGCAGTCCCAGGGCCGGCCCCGGGCCGAGGGCCGCATCGTCGGATTCCTGCTGGTCGCCGACCGGGACGCGGTCAGCGCCGAGGAGGTCGCCGAGGGGGCCCAGGTCAGCCGGGGCACGGTCTCGGAGTCGGTGCGCCGCCTGCGGGAGCTGGGGTTCGTGACGCTCATCGAGGTGCCCGACCGCCGCACCCGGCTGATCACCATGGACGAGGACGTGTGGGGCGGGTTCCTGCGCAACGAGCGCGGCTACCTGCGCGACCAGCGCGACCTGGCCCGGTCGGCGCTGGAGCGCCTGCCCGGGCTGGGCGCGCCCGCCCGCAACCGGCTGCGGAACATGCACGACTACATGGCCTGGCTCGACGACTACCACGACACGCTCCTCGCCCACTGGGAGGAGTACAAGGCGCGGCGCGACTGA
- a CDS encoding SDR family oxidoreductase, which produces MDLNNTGAVITGAGNGIGAALARRLAGEGARVVVNDLDAGAAEAVAAEIGGIAVPGDAASEDGVTALIAEAGAHLGAIDLYVANAGVGTGGFQDAPESDWDLSWQVNVMGHVRAARELVPGWLERGSGRFVSTVSAAGLLTMLASAPYSVTKHAALAFGEWLSATYGDRGITVQCVCPLGVRTNMLDASGEVGKAMMDASAITPEEVADAVMAGLADERFLILPHPEVADYYAARAADTDRWLSGMRRLRSKVFAEEGNE; this is translated from the coding sequence ATGGACCTGAACAACACCGGAGCCGTCATCACCGGGGCCGGCAACGGCATCGGCGCCGCGCTCGCCCGCCGGTTGGCGGGTGAGGGCGCCCGCGTCGTCGTCAACGACCTGGACGCGGGCGCGGCCGAGGCCGTGGCCGCCGAGATCGGCGGGATCGCCGTGCCGGGCGACGCCGCGAGCGAGGACGGCGTCACCGCGCTCATCGCCGAGGCCGGCGCCCACCTGGGCGCGATCGACCTCTACGTGGCCAACGCCGGAGTCGGCACCGGCGGTTTCCAGGACGCTCCCGAGAGCGACTGGGACCTGTCCTGGCAGGTCAACGTCATGGGCCACGTGCGCGCCGCCCGCGAGCTGGTCCCCGGCTGGCTGGAGCGCGGAAGCGGACGGTTCGTCTCGACCGTCTCGGCCGCGGGCCTGCTCACCATGCTCGCCAGCGCGCCGTACTCGGTGACCAAGCACGCCGCCCTGGCCTTCGGTGAGTGGCTGTCGGCCACCTACGGCGACCGCGGGATCACGGTCCAGTGCGTGTGCCCGCTGGGCGTGCGCACGAACATGCTGGACGCCTCCGGCGAGGTGGGCAAGGCGATGATGGACGCGAGCGCCATCACCCCCGAGGAGGTCGCGGACGCGGTCATGGCGGGCCTGGCCGACGAGCGCTTCCTCATCCTGCCGCACCCCGAGGTCGCCGACTACTACGCGGCGCGCGCCGCCGACACCGACCGCTGGCTGTCGGGCATGCGGCGCCTGCGCTCCAAGGTGTTCGCCGAGGAGGGCAACGAATGA
- a CDS encoding ABC transporter ATP-binding protein encodes MEGRTRESLRRKPVSEGPILAAEGLTLGYGGEPVVRDLDLAVADGEFTVIVGPNGCGKSTLLKALGRVNTPTAGRVLLHGADIRAQRAKAVARRLALLPQSPIAPEGITVRALAARGRFPHRTLLRQWSPEDEEAISRALELTGLTALADTQVGALSGGQRQRAWVAMVLAQDTGVLLLDEPTTFLDIAHQYDLLELFGALHRGGRTVVAVLHDLAQAARFATRLVMMSGGRVVADGPPGSVVTAELVEEVFGLPCDVVPDPRTRTPLVIPHERV; translated from the coding sequence ATGGAAGGTAGGACACGTGAGAGTCTCCGGAGGAAACCTGTGAGCGAGGGACCGATCCTGGCCGCGGAGGGCCTGACACTCGGGTACGGAGGCGAGCCGGTCGTGCGCGATCTGGACCTGGCGGTGGCCGACGGCGAGTTCACCGTCATCGTCGGCCCCAACGGGTGCGGTAAGTCCACGCTGCTCAAGGCCCTGGGCCGGGTCAACACCCCGACGGCGGGCCGCGTCCTGCTGCACGGCGCCGACATCCGCGCCCAGCGGGCGAAGGCGGTCGCCCGCCGGCTCGCGCTGCTGCCGCAGAGCCCGATCGCCCCCGAGGGCATCACCGTGCGCGCGCTGGCCGCCCGCGGCCGCTTCCCGCACCGCACCCTGCTGCGGCAGTGGAGCCCCGAGGACGAGGAGGCGATCAGCCGGGCCCTGGAGCTCACCGGTCTGACCGCACTGGCCGACACGCAGGTGGGCGCGCTCTCCGGCGGGCAGCGCCAGCGGGCGTGGGTGGCGATGGTGCTGGCCCAGGACACCGGTGTCCTGCTGCTGGACGAGCCCACCACGTTCCTGGACATCGCCCACCAGTACGACCTGCTGGAGCTGTTCGGCGCCCTGCACCGGGGCGGCCGCACGGTCGTGGCCGTCCTGCACGACCTGGCGCAGGCCGCCCGGTTCGCGACCCGGCTGGTGATGATGAGCGGCGGGCGCGTGGTCGCCGACGGGCCGCCCGGCTCCGTGGTCACCGCGGAGCTGGTGGAGGAGGTGTTCGGGCTGCCCTGCGACGTCGTGCCCGACCCGCGCACGCGGACGCCGCTGGTCATTCCGCACGAGAGGGTCTGA
- a CDS encoding phosphotransferase family protein, with the protein MSDDLPGLDLERLRAHLEQAVPGLVSGPLSGEVVAGGKSNLTYTVTDGTGRWVVRRPPLGHVLATAHDMPREYRVMTALRDTAVPVPRTYTLCEDTEVLGAPFYVMEHVAGTPFRTSEEIAPLGAAGVRSVAEELVTTLGSLHAVVPEEVGLGDFGRPAGFLERQVRRWGKQLAASRSRDIPGIDELHERLAATLPEQSAPGIVHGDYRLDNVLVSPEGKVNAVLDWEMATLGDPLVDLGLMLVYRDQPSDVGGTSAPATSAEGFPTSAELVDLYTAATGRDVSRLGWYVAFGCFKLAVIAEGIHLRHSKGLTVGAGFDRIGDMVAPLVRRAHATLKED; encoded by the coding sequence ATGAGCGACGACCTGCCCGGACTGGACCTGGAGCGGCTGCGCGCCCACCTGGAACAGGCCGTCCCCGGACTGGTCTCGGGGCCGTTGAGCGGCGAGGTGGTGGCGGGCGGCAAGTCCAACCTGACCTACACCGTCACCGACGGCACCGGACGGTGGGTGGTGCGCCGTCCGCCGCTGGGCCACGTCCTGGCGACGGCGCACGACATGCCGCGCGAATACCGCGTGATGACCGCGCTGCGCGACACCGCCGTCCCCGTCCCGCGCACCTACACCCTGTGCGAGGACACCGAGGTGCTCGGCGCGCCCTTCTACGTGATGGAGCACGTGGCGGGCACCCCTTTCCGCACGAGCGAGGAGATCGCACCGCTGGGCGCCGCGGGCGTGCGGTCGGTGGCCGAGGAACTGGTCACCACCCTGGGCTCCCTGCACGCGGTGGTGCCCGAGGAGGTCGGGCTGGGCGACTTCGGCCGACCCGCGGGCTTCCTCGAACGCCAGGTGCGCAGGTGGGGCAAGCAGCTGGCCGCCTCACGCAGCCGCGACATCCCCGGGATCGACGAGCTGCACGAGCGGCTCGCGGCCACGCTGCCGGAGCAGTCGGCCCCCGGGATCGTGCACGGCGACTACCGCCTGGACAACGTGCTCGTGAGTCCTGAGGGGAAGGTGAACGCGGTCCTGGACTGGGAGATGGCCACGCTGGGCGACCCCCTGGTCGACCTGGGCCTGATGCTGGTCTACCGCGACCAGCCCTCGGACGTCGGCGGGACCTCGGCGCCCGCCACATCGGCGGAGGGTTTCCCCACCTCCGCCGAACTGGTGGACCTCTACACCGCCGCGACCGGGCGCGACGTGTCCCGGCTCGGCTGGTACGTGGCGTTCGGCTGCTTCAAGCTGGCCGTGATCGCCGAGGGCATCCACCTGCGCCACAGCAAGGGGCTCACGGTCGGGGCGGGCTTCGACAGGATCGGCGACATGGTCGCCCCCCTGGTCCGACGCGCCCACGCCACTCTCAAGGAGGACTGA
- a CDS encoding TetR/AcrR family transcriptional regulator codes for MATNGRAEQRERTRRTLVARSRRLFAERGYADVGLAEIVAAASVTKGALYHHFDGKADLFRAVLAEVQGEVAAAVAARADAHGDPWEQLTAGCRAFLTASTAPDVQRIMLVDGPAVLGWGEWRALDEASSARHLHEALTSLVAAGVLPEQPVAPVARLLSGAMNEAALWLADSASPGDLEDVWAALSRMLESLRAR; via the coding sequence ATGGCAACGAACGGACGCGCCGAACAGCGCGAGCGGACCCGCAGGACCCTGGTCGCGCGGAGCCGCCGACTCTTCGCCGAACGCGGCTACGCCGACGTGGGCCTGGCGGAGATCGTCGCGGCCGCCTCGGTGACCAAGGGCGCGCTCTACCACCACTTCGACGGCAAGGCCGACCTGTTCCGCGCGGTGCTCGCCGAGGTCCAGGGCGAGGTGGCGGCCGCGGTGGCCGCCCGCGCCGACGCGCACGGGGACCCCTGGGAGCAGCTGACCGCGGGGTGCCGGGCCTTCCTCACCGCGAGCACGGCGCCGGACGTGCAGCGCATCATGCTCGTCGACGGGCCGGCCGTCCTCGGATGGGGCGAGTGGCGCGCGCTGGACGAGGCCTCCTCCGCCCGGCACCTGCACGAGGCGCTGACCTCGCTGGTGGCGGCGGGTGTGCTGCCCGAGCAGCCGGTGGCGCCCGTGGCCCGCCTGCTGTCGGGCGCGATGAACGAGGCGGCCCTGTGGCTGGCCGACTCCGCCTCCCCCGGCGACCTGGAGGACGTGTGGGCGGCGCTCTCGCGCATGCTGGAGTCGCTGCGGGCCCGCTGA